One stretch of Cryptosporangium aurantiacum DNA includes these proteins:
- the glnA gene encoding type I glutamate--ammonia ligase, producing the protein MFSQPDELIRYIQDEGVRFVDVRFCDLPGVMQHFTVPVESFDTDILEEGLAFDGSSIRGFQAIHESDMLLLPDVSTAFVDPFRVQKTVALNFFIADPFTREAYSRDPRNIAKKAEQYLATSGIADTAYFGAEAEFYIFDSIRFDTNQHSSFYYVDSIEGAWNSGREEEGGNRGYKTNYKGGYFPVPPVDHYADLRDEMVQKLQQVGISVERGHHEVGTAGQAEINYKFSTLLHSADNLMLFKYIIKNTAWNAGKTVTFMPKPLFGDNGSGMHTHQSLWKDGNPLMYDEVGYAGLSDTARWYIGGLLKHAPSLLAFTNPTVNSYRRLVPGYEAPVNLVYSQRNRSACTRIPIVSSPKAKRIEFRVPDPSANPYLAFSAMLMAGLDGIKNKIEPPTPVDKDLYELPPDELAEVAQVPGSLPEVLDRLEVDHDYLLEGGVFTSDLIETWIEYKRANEVDPVRLRPTPHEFALYFDI; encoded by the coding sequence ATGTTTTCCCAGCCCGATGAACTGATTCGGTACATCCAGGACGAAGGCGTTCGCTTCGTGGACGTCCGGTTCTGTGACCTCCCGGGTGTCATGCAGCACTTCACGGTCCCGGTCGAGTCGTTCGACACGGACATCCTCGAAGAGGGACTGGCGTTCGACGGATCCTCGATCCGTGGCTTCCAGGCCATCCACGAGTCGGACATGCTGCTGCTGCCGGACGTCTCGACGGCCTTCGTCGACCCGTTCCGAGTGCAGAAGACGGTCGCGCTGAACTTCTTCATCGCTGACCCGTTCACCCGCGAGGCCTACTCCCGCGACCCGCGCAACATCGCCAAGAAGGCCGAGCAGTACCTGGCCACCAGCGGCATCGCCGACACCGCGTACTTCGGTGCCGAGGCGGAGTTCTACATCTTCGACTCGATTCGTTTCGACACGAACCAGCACAGCTCGTTCTACTACGTCGACTCGATCGAGGGCGCCTGGAACAGCGGCCGCGAGGAAGAGGGCGGCAACCGCGGCTACAAGACGAACTACAAGGGCGGGTACTTCCCGGTCCCCCCGGTCGACCACTACGCCGACCTGCGCGACGAGATGGTGCAGAAGCTGCAGCAGGTGGGCATCAGCGTCGAGCGTGGTCACCACGAGGTGGGCACCGCCGGCCAGGCCGAGATCAACTACAAGTTCTCGACGCTGCTGCACTCCGCGGACAACCTGATGCTGTTCAAGTACATCATCAAGAACACCGCGTGGAACGCCGGCAAGACCGTCACCTTCATGCCGAAGCCGCTCTTCGGTGACAACGGCTCGGGTATGCACACCCACCAGAGCCTGTGGAAGGACGGCAACCCGCTCATGTACGACGAGGTCGGCTACGCCGGTCTCTCGGACACCGCGCGCTGGTACATCGGTGGTCTGCTCAAGCACGCCCCGTCGCTGCTCGCGTTCACCAACCCGACCGTCAACTCGTACCGCCGGCTGGTGCCGGGCTACGAGGCCCCGGTCAACCTGGTCTACTCGCAGCGCAACCGCTCCGCCTGCACGCGTATCCCGATCGTCAGCAGCCCGAAGGCCAAGCGGATCGAGTTCCGGGTGCCGGACCCGTCGGCCAACCCGTACCTCGCGTTCTCCGCGATGCTGATGGCCGGCCTGGACGGCATCAAGAACAAGATCGAGCCGCCGACGCCGGTCGACAAGGACCTCTACGAGCTCCCGCCGGACGAGCTGGCCGAGGTCGCGCAGGTTCCGGGCTCGCTCCCCGAGGTGCTCGACCGCCTCGAGGTCGACCACGACTACCTGCTCGAGGGTGGCGTGTTCACCTCGGACCTGATCGAGACGTGGATCGAGTACAAGCGGGCCAACGAGGTCGACCCGGTGCGTCTGCGCCCGACCCCGCACGAGTTCGCGCTGTACTTCGACATCTGA